A single window of Agelaius phoeniceus isolate bAgePho1 chromosome 16, bAgePho1.hap1, whole genome shotgun sequence DNA harbors:
- the MAFK gene encoding transcription factor MafK, with protein MTTNPKPNKALKVKEESGENAPVLSDDELVSMSVRELNQHLRGLTKEEVIRLKQRRRTLKNRGYAASCRIKRVTQKEELERQRVELQQEVEKLARENSSMKLELDALRSKYEALQTFARTVARGPITPTKVATTSVITIVKSAEISSSSVPFSAAS; from the exons ATGACGACTAATCCCAAACCGAACAAGGCATTAAAG GTAAAGGAGGAGTCAGGAGAGAATGCCCCAGTGCTGAGTGATGATGAACTCGTGTCAATGTCCGTACGGGAGCTGAACCAGCACCTGAGGGGTCTCACCAAAGAGGAGGTCATCCGTCTGAAGCAGCGGAGGCGCACGCTCAAGAACCGGGGCTACGCTGCCAGCTGCCGCATCAAGCGTGTGACTCAGAAAGAGGAGCTCGAGAGGCAGCGGGTTGAGCTGCAGCAAGAGGTGGAGAAGCTGGCCAGAGAAAACAGCAGCATGAAGCTAGAGCTGGATGCCTTGCGCTCCAAGTACGAAGCACTCCAGACCTTTGCTCGTACTGTGGCGCGAGGGCCTATTACCCCGACCAAAGTTGCCACCACCAGTGTCATCACCATCGTGAAATCAGCCGAAATCTCATCCAGTTCTGTGCCCTTTTCAGCAGCCTCCTAG
- the TMEM184A gene encoding transmembrane protein 184A, with amino-acid sequence MLCGLGNLLGPSLSCTTPLPSPSLQMSNATRAVPSPVAPGTPGPGTAARLASAPPFSAVALLTAAHNTSQEGQQLFLTTTAAKVISGIFVWSALIVTFHQIYTHLRNYTIPKEQRYIIRILFIVPVYAFDSWLSLLLLGSHQYYVYFDSVRDCYEAFVIYSFLSLCFEYLGGESTIMTEIRGKPIASSCFYGTCCLQGMSYSIGFLRFCKQATLQFCIVKPLMAIVTIILQAFGKYHDGDFNVHSGYLYITIIYNFSVSLALYALFLFYFATMDLLRPFEPVLKFITIKAVIFLSFWQGTLLAILEKCGVIPEVQIIDGKEVGAGTVAAGYQNFIICIEMFFASIALRYAFTCHVYREKKENSTANLAPMQSISSGLKETISPQDIVQDAIHNFSPAYQHYTQQSMQEAERKAPGDNGHVASKIDGQSSRKSKNIEKRMLILSDEEL; translated from the exons ATGTTGTGCGGGCTGGGAAATCTGCTGGGGCCTTCCCTGTCCTGCACCactccccttccctctccctccctgcagatgaGTAATGCCACAcgtgctgtgccctctcccGTGGCACCTGGCACGCCggggcctggcacagcagccaggctggcctcAGCCCCGCCATTCTCAGCTGTTGCCCTGCTCACGGCTGCCCACAACACCTCCCAGGAGggccagcagcttttcctgaCCACCACAGCAGCAAAGGTCATCTCTGGCATCTTCGTGTGGTCAGCACTCATCGTCACCTTCCACCAG ATCTACACACACCTGAGGAATTACACCATCCCCAAGGAGCAGCGCTACATCATCCGCATCCTCTTCATCGTGCCCGTCTACGCCTTCGACTCCTggctcagcctcctcctcctcggcaGCCACCAGTACTACGTCTACTTCGACTCGGTGCGGGACTGCTATGAAG CTTTTGTGATTTACAGCTTCCTGAGCCTGTGCTTCGAGTACCTCGGAGGGGAGAGCACCATCATGACAGAGATCCGAGGGAAGCCCATTGC GTCCAGCTGTTTTTATGGGACCTGCTGCCTTCAGGGTATGTCCTACTCCATCGGGTTCCTGCGCTTCTGCAAGCAG GCCACACTGCAGTTCTGCATTGTGAAACCCCTCATGGCAATTGTCACCATCATCCTGCAGGCGTTTGGGAAGTACCACGATGGAGACTTCAA TGTCCACAGTGGATATCTCTACATCACCATCATATACAACTTCTCTGTCAGCCTGGCCCTTTATGCCCTTTTCCTCTTCTACTTCGCCACCATGGACCTGCTGCGCCCGTTTGAGCCGGTCCTCAAGTTCATCACCATCAAGGCTGtcattttcctctccttctgGCAAG ggacactgctggcaATCCTGGAGAAATGTGGGGTGATCCCTGAAGTTCAGATCATCGATGGGAAGGaggtgggagctgggacagTGGCTGCTGGCTACCAGAACTTCATCATCTGCATTGAAATGTTCTTTGCTTCCATTGCTCTGCGCTACGCATTCACCTGCCACGTGTacagggagaagaaagaaaactcaACAG CAAACCTCGCCCCGATGCAGAGCATCTCGAGTGGGCTGAAGGAGACAATCAGCCCCCAGGACATCGTGCAGGATGCCATCCACAACTTCTCACCTGCATACCAGCACTACACCCAGCAGTCCATGCAGGAGGCAGAGCGCAAAGCGCCGGGGGACAACGGGCACGTGGCCTCCAAGATAGAtggacagagcagcaggaagagcaaAAACATTGAAAAGAGAATGCTAATCCTGTCAGATGAGGAGCTGTAG
- the PSMG3 gene encoding proteasome assembly chaperone 3 isoform X1, with amino-acid sequence MEASPIVTSKQREEVVHGVPTEVVCTAFSNSVLVVVTQYGKMGTIVYVDPNTIGDNVGRPSLTTKVLLGKDEPLVHVCAKNLVAFVSQEAGNKPVLLAMALKDKTMEGIQALREVIRSCQVW; translated from the exons ATGGAAGCGAGTCCCATCGTGACGTCCAAGCAGCGAGAGGAGGTGGTGCACGGGGTGCCGACCGAGGTGGTGTGCACGGCCTTCTCCAACTCGGTGCTCGTGGTGGTCACACAGTACGGCAAGATGGGCACCATCGTCTACGTGGACCCCAACACCATCGGCGACAACGTGGGCAGGCCCTCGCTCACCACGAAGGTGCTGCTGGGCAAGGATGAG CCCCTCGTTCATGTTTGTGCCAAAAACCTGGTGGCATTTGTGTCGCAGGAAGCTGGGAACAAACCTGTTCTCCTCGCCATGGCTTTAAAGGACAAAACCATGGAAGGAATACAGGCCCTACGAGAAGTGATCCGAAGTTGCCAAGTGTGGTGA
- the PSMG3 gene encoding proteasome assembly chaperone 3 isoform X2, producing MEASPIVTSKQREEVVHGVPTEVVCTAFSNSVLVVVTQYGKMGTIVYVDPNTIGDNVGRPSLTTKVLLGKDEVSPSFMFVPKTWWHLCRRKLGTNLFSSPWL from the exons ATGGAAGCGAGTCCCATCGTGACGTCCAAGCAGCGAGAGGAGGTGGTGCACGGGGTGCCGACCGAGGTGGTGTGCACGGCCTTCTCCAACTCGGTGCTCGTGGTGGTCACACAGTACGGCAAGATGGGCACCATCGTCTACGTGGACCCCAACACCATCGGCGACAACGTGGGCAGGCCCTCGCTCACCACGAAGGTGCTGCTGGGCAAGGATGAGGTGAG CCCCTCGTTCATGTTTGTGCCAAAAACCTGGTGGCATTTGTGTCGCAGGAAGCTGGGAACAAACCTGTTCTCCTCGCCATGGCTTTAA